The following are from one region of the Alicyclobacillus fastidiosus genome:
- a CDS encoding DUF1657 domain-containing protein, with protein MTVGSQVKQTLAGLKSAQASFEQYALQTQNQQAKQLYTDAANQTKTIVNTLEQRVQQLEQEEPQYKGF; from the coding sequence ATGACAGTAGGAAGCCAAGTCAAGCAGACCCTTGCGGGATTAAAAAGTGCACAAGCTAGTTTCGAGCAATATGCGTTACAAACCCAGAATCAACAAGCCAAACAACTCTATACAGACGCTGCTAATCAAACAAAAACCATCGTCAACACGCTCGAACAACGCGTTCAACAGTTGGAGCAAGAAGAACCACAATATAAAGGTTTTTAA
- a CDS encoding DUF421 domain-containing protein, whose product MPIYIEIIVRSAISFLLLLAICRLIGISFKVVLPVGIAVIGVMFSFDRSIRVVDGLVAIITWGAFTVIYGLLTIKFERAQTILNGNATVLIENGNIIGKNLMKVRMTTNELLALLREKDAFKLADVEFAALETDGQVSVMKQSDVVPVTPKVAGITVQKEKPPKVVMKEGKPVKKTLSEEGYSELQLFSEAEKQGATCQDDVFLAQLDGSQNLYVDLKVDAAKKTPDDPSNQSKLLLLSSLKKLQADLEAHALNTENVQAKSSYENQANEMQQIIEQVQRQLRKESQYGPD is encoded by the coding sequence ATGCCAATTTACATAGAAATTATCGTCCGTTCGGCAATATCCTTTTTGCTTCTTCTAGCCATTTGCCGCCTCATCGGCATCAGCTTTAAAGTCGTTCTACCTGTGGGCATCGCTGTGATTGGTGTCATGTTTTCGTTTGATCGAAGCATTCGTGTCGTCGATGGCTTAGTGGCCATCATCACGTGGGGCGCCTTTACCGTGATTTATGGATTGCTGACCATCAAATTTGAACGAGCTCAAACCATTTTGAACGGGAATGCTACAGTGCTCATCGAAAACGGAAACATCATCGGCAAAAATCTGATGAAGGTGCGCATGACGACCAATGAACTGTTGGCTCTGCTGCGTGAAAAGGACGCATTTAAACTAGCCGATGTAGAATTTGCCGCGCTGGAAACCGATGGTCAAGTCAGCGTGATGAAACAGTCCGATGTCGTCCCGGTCACGCCAAAGGTAGCTGGGATTACGGTGCAAAAGGAAAAGCCACCGAAAGTCGTGATGAAGGAGGGCAAGCCGGTTAAAAAGACTTTGTCTGAGGAAGGATACTCGGAACTTCAATTGTTCTCGGAGGCCGAAAAACAAGGGGCCACATGTCAGGACGATGTGTTTCTTGCACAACTCGACGGCTCGCAAAATCTGTACGTCGATTTAAAGGTAGACGCAGCTAAGAAGACACCAGACGATCCGTCAAACCAATCGAAATTGCTGCTGCTGTCATCCTTGAAGAAATTGCAAGCCGATCTCGAAGCTCACGCATTGAATACGGAAAATGTCCAAGCAAAATCATCCTACGAGAACCAGGCGAACGAGATGCAACAGATCATCGAACAAGTACAACGACAACTGCGAAAAGAATCGCAGTACGGTCCAGATTAA
- a CDS encoding aromatic acid exporter family protein, translating into MDRLQTLANQMLTGLRMLVPTVGGRTFKTCVAILLAIMTARLCHLAAPQFAGIVAVLAVQPSVHRSLRQGARQIVSAFTGAVTGVLFLYVFGLSPWVFALAALIVMGLHVRWGWTNSLLVAVVISLNTIGSQGMSYLHGGLNQLCLVLIGIGYGNFVNILFKPAHGPRYDKLLTASEREVFKLLRTVHKDLLRGTATPYVVFRRNIDRVRSSLDEGKRIGLLVLEDRKYRNASDKHLLHAFHTLESMVERIRDVNKSLQGLKDSHERSELTRLVEILIRVQRRMVWGHACHFPFVDAAYRQVQAHFYDRALPTDHASFIGQATEYHVYMHLTEYYGKLKDLRTASQNQFDIASHA; encoded by the coding sequence GTGGATCGACTACAGACGCTGGCGAATCAGATGCTCACAGGCTTGAGAATGCTCGTCCCAACGGTTGGAGGTCGAACTTTCAAGACGTGTGTTGCTATCCTGCTCGCCATCATGACAGCGCGATTGTGTCATTTGGCGGCCCCTCAGTTTGCTGGAATTGTCGCGGTGCTTGCGGTTCAACCTTCGGTTCATCGCTCTTTGCGCCAAGGTGCACGACAAATCGTCAGCGCGTTCACGGGAGCAGTGACTGGCGTCCTCTTCCTGTACGTTTTCGGCCTGTCTCCATGGGTCTTCGCACTTGCGGCTCTCATCGTGATGGGATTGCACGTCAGGTGGGGATGGACAAACTCGTTGTTGGTCGCGGTGGTGATCTCGCTCAACACCATAGGGTCACAAGGGATGTCCTACCTGCACGGCGGCCTCAACCAGCTCTGCCTCGTGCTCATTGGCATCGGATACGGCAACTTCGTAAACATTCTCTTCAAGCCGGCGCATGGACCTCGCTACGACAAGCTTCTCACGGCGAGCGAGCGCGAGGTGTTTAAACTCCTGCGCACCGTTCACAAGGATTTGCTGCGTGGAACGGCTACGCCTTATGTGGTGTTTCGACGCAACATCGACCGCGTCCGGTCTTCGCTCGACGAGGGTAAGCGCATCGGGCTGTTGGTGCTCGAAGACCGAAAGTATCGAAACGCCTCGGATAAACACCTTCTGCATGCGTTTCATACACTTGAATCGATGGTGGAACGCATTCGCGACGTCAATAAGTCACTTCAGGGCTTGAAGGACAGCCACGAGCGGTCGGAGCTCACTCGGTTGGTGGAAATTCTCATTCGCGTGCAGCGCCGGATGGTCTGGGGCCATGCCTGCCACTTTCCGTTTGTCGATGCCGCCTATCGGCAGGTGCAGGCGCACTTCTACGATCGCGCCTTGCCCACAGACCACGCTTCGTTCATTGGGCAGGCAACGGAGTATCACGTATATATGCATTTGACCGAGTATTATGGCAAGTTGAAAGACCTGCGCACAGCGTCGCAGAATCAGTTCGACATCGCGAGTCACGCGTAG